A genomic region of Catalinimonas niigatensis contains the following coding sequences:
- a CDS encoding glycosyltransferase, which yields MINPFVTIIIPTYNDWTRLNLCLAALANQTYQQEFFEVIVVNNNPNDKLPDSCFIPENCKVINEHKPGSYAARNAALKIAKGEIVGFTDSDCIPDKNWIKHALDFFDQNQEIKRIGGAVNIFFKKKNPSKIELYDKLFAFPQEAYVRSGNAVTANMFTYKYIFDKIGLFNESLMSGGDYQWGMLAHRNSFPIGYAPNAIVKHPARPSIKELVNKAKRVGKGQAKFKSYQEESIYATTVRILKLLKPSLWEIKKVFAKGRDMNLSSKLFLICLRHYIVWVEGFSKVKNERRVRRVS from the coding sequence ATGATTAACCCTTTTGTTACTATCATCATTCCAACTTACAATGATTGGACACGGTTAAACCTATGCTTGGCTGCTTTGGCAAACCAAACGTATCAGCAGGAATTTTTTGAAGTCATCGTTGTTAACAACAATCCCAATGATAAACTGCCAGACAGTTGTTTTATTCCTGAAAATTGTAAGGTAATTAATGAACACAAACCTGGTTCATACGCAGCAAGAAATGCGGCATTGAAAATAGCCAAAGGAGAGATCGTTGGGTTTACGGATTCGGATTGTATTCCTGATAAAAATTGGATCAAACATGCTCTTGATTTTTTTGATCAAAATCAAGAGATAAAAAGGATAGGGGGTGCCGTAAACATTTTTTTTAAAAAAAAGAATCCTTCCAAGATTGAACTATATGATAAGTTGTTTGCCTTCCCACAAGAAGCTTATGTAAGATCTGGCAATGCGGTTACTGCGAATATGTTTACTTACAAATATATTTTTGACAAAATAGGGCTATTCAACGAATCGTTGATGTCTGGAGGCGATTATCAGTGGGGTATGTTGGCACACAGAAATAGCTTTCCTATTGGCTACGCTCCCAATGCCATTGTGAAGCATCCTGCTAGGCCATCTATCAAAGAGTTGGTTAATAAAGCGAAACGAGTGGGAAAGGGACAAGCTAAATTTAAGAGTTATCAAGAAGAAAGTATATACGCAACTACAGTGCGTATCCTGAAGCTTCTTAAACCAAGTCTGTGGGAAATAAAAAAGGTCTTTGCAAAGGGTAGGGATATGAATTTAAGCAGTAAATTATTCTTAATTTGCCTTAGACATTATATAGTTTGGGTAGAGGGCTTTTCAAAGGTAAAAAATGAAAGAAGGGTAAGAAGGGTATCTTAA
- a CDS encoding glycosyltransferase family protein: MAYSPKMKVVFLCGSLEPGCDGVGDYTRRLAGEIIRQGHQATIVALYDKYLNETYEGRQEDEGISISVLRITANLSTNKCIQRAKIWIEDSDPMWISLQFVPFAFHPKGLPFKLSSQLRNIWKGRLWHVMFHELWVGMEVTASTKLVWWGRLQRYMIKSLVADLKPCVIHTQTQLYQTQLARLGFHAAYLPLFGNIPVVNSTNLMTDKKKEVKNYENKLVFVLFGAIHPGVPVKQLAEEVSQYSKKHKSKLILQLAGRNGAEQERWMAAWKNTGLEVEMLGEQSPEKISEIFQNASLGISTTPLALLEKSGSVAAMREHGLSVLCVRQTWKAKGISNLTPLSGILTYHVGNLEECLSNLSRITVNTSLQATGTKFVDDLITAKNRITST, translated from the coding sequence ATGGCTTATTCACCTAAGATGAAAGTTGTTTTTCTCTGTGGGTCACTTGAACCTGGGTGTGATGGTGTTGGGGACTACACCCGAAGGCTTGCTGGTGAAATAATCCGGCAAGGACATCAGGCGACGATTGTGGCTCTCTATGACAAATACCTGAATGAAACCTATGAAGGAAGGCAGGAAGATGAGGGGATATCTATATCAGTGCTACGCATTACGGCTAATTTATCTACGAATAAATGCATTCAACGGGCAAAAATATGGATTGAAGATTCCGATCCAATGTGGATTAGTCTGCAATTTGTTCCTTTTGCCTTTCATCCCAAAGGCTTACCCTTTAAGTTAAGCTCTCAGTTAAGAAATATCTGGAAAGGAAGACTTTGGCATGTCATGTTTCATGAATTATGGGTAGGTATGGAAGTTACAGCATCCACCAAATTAGTATGGTGGGGAAGGTTACAAAGGTATATGATCAAATCTTTAGTAGCAGATTTAAAACCATGTGTGATCCATACGCAAACCCAACTCTACCAAACTCAACTGGCCAGACTTGGTTTTCATGCCGCATACCTTCCATTGTTTGGAAATATTCCTGTAGTGAATAGCACAAACTTAATGACAGATAAAAAAAAGGAAGTGAAAAATTACGAGAACAAACTTGTTTTCGTCTTATTTGGAGCGATACATCCAGGTGTCCCTGTTAAGCAACTTGCAGAAGAGGTATCTCAATATTCAAAAAAACATAAAAGCAAACTCATTCTACAGTTAGCAGGAAGAAATGGTGCTGAGCAAGAACGTTGGATGGCTGCTTGGAAAAATACCGGATTGGAGGTAGAAATGCTTGGTGAGCAATCTCCGGAAAAGATTTCTGAAATATTTCAAAATGCTTCATTAGGTATTTCTACTACACCTCTAGCATTACTGGAAAAGAGTGGGTCTGTTGCTGCAATGAGAGAGCATGGTTTATCCGTATTATGTGTACGTCAGACTTGGAAGGCAAAGGGAATATCAAATTTGACCCCACTTTCAGGGATATTAACATATCATGTTGGCAACCTGGAAGAATGCTTAAGCAATCTTAGCAGGATTACAGTTAATACTTCACTTCAAGCTACCGGGACTAAGTTTGTGGATGACCTAATCACTGCCAAAAACAGAATAACCAGCACGTAA
- a CDS encoding glycosyltransferase family 4 protein has translation MKIALCSKGNFSLEKGFTKNRIELAEGLRKLGWETLLIDKQVLGIPSEERYHASKYGLALKEYLIEHAYKYDVVLYEYDTLPFDRSLFSKSTLFVARPAILAYHFPLIKFRYNLKTKLSHWYRNFINTFKSNKGVNNSYERIDYCLSQSDLIQVQNQKDRDLLVTRGFSTDKIIIVPNGISTERIAKFNSSLRTYQEPFTVAFVGTFDFRKGAMDFPLLLRILKKRFPSIKLKLLGTRGMFYSSAQVLRFFPKKYHTDIEVVPKFDSEDLPNLLDSCHIGVFPSYLESFGFGALEMMCSGLPVIAYDVPGPSDFVLPELLAPIGDYATLSEKIILLLEHRELLEQKAVQVREAVISNYCWEDIARKVDANYRFYLNRLQEVLVIQENR, from the coding sequence ATGAAAATAGCTTTATGTTCTAAAGGAAATTTCTCTCTAGAAAAAGGGTTTACTAAAAATAGGATTGAATTAGCTGAAGGTTTACGAAAACTGGGTTGGGAAACCTTATTGATAGATAAACAAGTTTTAGGCATTCCTTCAGAAGAAAGATATCATGCCAGTAAATACGGTTTAGCACTAAAAGAGTATTTGATAGAACATGCTTATAAATATGATGTTGTATTGTATGAATATGATACTTTACCATTTGATAGGAGCTTATTTAGTAAGAGTACATTATTTGTGGCCAGGCCAGCTATTTTAGCCTATCATTTCCCACTCATAAAATTCAGGTATAATCTTAAAACAAAACTTTCTCATTGGTATAGAAATTTTATCAATACATTTAAGAGCAATAAAGGAGTAAATAATTCTTATGAACGTATCGATTATTGCTTGAGTCAGTCAGATTTAATTCAGGTTCAAAATCAAAAAGATCGTGACTTATTAGTGACACGTGGGTTTTCTACCGATAAGATCATCATTGTTCCCAATGGAATCAGTACAGAAAGAATTGCAAAGTTTAATTCAAGTTTACGAACATATCAGGAGCCGTTCACGGTTGCTTTTGTTGGAACATTTGACTTCAGGAAAGGGGCTATGGACTTTCCATTGCTCTTGCGAATCTTAAAAAAACGTTTTCCCTCTATTAAGCTCAAATTATTGGGAACGAGAGGAATGTTTTATTCATCAGCGCAGGTATTAAGATTTTTTCCAAAGAAATATCATACTGATATAGAGGTCGTCCCAAAGTTCGATTCTGAGGATTTACCAAATTTATTAGATAGTTGCCATATAGGAGTATTTCCATCCTATCTGGAGAGTTTTGGGTTTGGAGCTCTGGAAATGATGTGCTCAGGGTTACCGGTTATAGCCTATGATGTGCCCGGTCCATCTGACTTTGTGCTTCCTGAATTACTTGCGCCTATAGGAGACTATGCTACCTTATCCGAAAAAATAATATTATTGCTTGAGCATCGTGAATTGCTTGAACAGAAGGCAGTACAGGTGCGAGAAGCAGTAATCTCTAACTACTGCTGGGAAGATATTGCGAGAAAGGTTGATGCTAATTATAGATTTTATTTAAACAGGCTGCAAGAGGTTTTAGTGATTCAGGAAAACCGGTAA
- a CDS encoding AAA family ATPase has product MAKIVEICGSPGVGKSTIFSEIICRWERNNKWTVATNLNPQGPESSYDFIKKIVKEVRKGKISVGSKSRKRESMYEFVRRIYREIKKGKNYVDEVVLKKAGDRFVAQYPRYVDACWNNIFYRQKKSSNGLDLRFEKTEFIYRVIKKIQVSRERKADKVVILDEGLVNMIDRGLYKSTNSEDEREEIYKLLEEMPVPDALVYIEIDLQENVNRILHRSDMRDMHRGLCVDELINVTQKCRERILTSIQYLESKGIPVLYLNSNDTIQENADKIIAFAESIELATTFINVEKTAIPR; this is encoded by the coding sequence ATGGCAAAAATTGTTGAAATATGTGGATCTCCTGGGGTTGGTAAGTCTACAATCTTTTCCGAGATAATATGTAGATGGGAAAGAAATAATAAGTGGACAGTTGCTACTAATTTAAATCCTCAAGGTCCGGAAAGCTCATATGATTTTATCAAGAAAATTGTCAAAGAAGTTAGGAAAGGAAAAATTTCTGTCGGTTCAAAGTCCCGAAAACGGGAGAGCATGTATGAGTTTGTCAGAAGGATATATAGAGAAATTAAGAAGGGTAAAAATTATGTGGATGAAGTTGTTCTAAAAAAAGCAGGAGATCGATTTGTGGCGCAGTATCCAAGGTATGTAGATGCTTGTTGGAACAATATTTTTTACAGGCAAAAGAAGAGTTCTAATGGCTTAGACCTGAGATTTGAAAAAACCGAATTTATTTATAGGGTCATCAAAAAGATTCAGGTATCAAGAGAGAGAAAAGCCGATAAAGTCGTCATCCTGGACGAAGGTTTAGTCAATATGATAGACCGGGGTTTATACAAGAGTACTAATTCGGAAGATGAAAGAGAAGAAATTTATAAACTTTTAGAAGAAATGCCTGTGCCAGATGCTCTGGTTTATATTGAGATTGATCTACAAGAGAATGTCAACAGGATATTGCATAGAAGTGATATGCGTGATATGCACAGAGGCTTGTGCGTAGATGAATTAATCAATGTTACCCAAAAATGCAGAGAAAGAATATTGACATCAATTCAGTACCTGGAAAGTAAAGGTATTCCAGTTCTGTACCTTAATTCTAATGATACGATCCAGGAAAATGCAGATAAAATTATTGCATTTGCCGAGAGTATTGAGCTAGCCACTACCTTCATAAATGTAGAGAAAACCGCTATTCCCAGATAG
- a CDS encoding glycosyltransferase family 2 protein translates to MNPLVSIIIPVYNSEKYIKNTIESCLQQTYTHIEIIIVNDGSKDNSEKIIKGFNDSRLKYYKIANSGPCYARNFGIEKATGDLFQFLDADDVLDQEKLESQVRYYQSHGDEYVYSGIMGFIINDQKQLEQGFDFYYKNLRIEEYFRKMFYHFGKYYTTGMWLLPRKLVEKTHGWDEKVRINNDGEYFSRIILHSKGIVFCPEAIFYYRRDVPMSVSKRFNSKDIYESWLYSYSCYVKCFQRTLNKKTANELGRKALSVYYCNSYPNYPDLLQECKDQIRLLGYHSPSAHGGKTFKLISAIVGVDNALKIKTLKDKGKLLPLNGLFT, encoded by the coding sequence ATGAACCCGCTGGTTTCTATAATTATCCCTGTCTATAATTCTGAAAAGTACATTAAGAATACAATAGAGAGTTGCTTACAGCAAACTTATACCCACATAGAAATTATTATAGTCAATGATGGTAGTAAAGACAACTCAGAAAAAATAATTAAGGGTTTTAATGACAGCCGTCTGAAGTACTATAAGATTGCTAACAGTGGCCCATGTTATGCACGAAATTTTGGCATAGAAAAAGCAACTGGCGATTTATTTCAATTTCTGGATGCAGATGATGTTTTAGATCAGGAAAAGCTTGAGTCACAGGTTCGCTACTATCAATCTCATGGCGATGAATATGTGTATAGCGGTATCATGGGATTTATTATCAATGATCAAAAGCAGCTTGAACAAGGTTTTGATTTTTACTATAAAAACCTGAGGATTGAAGAATATTTTAGAAAAATGTTTTATCATTTCGGAAAGTACTATACCACAGGTATGTGGCTATTACCCAGAAAGCTTGTAGAAAAAACCCATGGCTGGGATGAAAAGGTGCGTATCAATAATGATGGAGAATATTTTTCCAGAATCATTTTACATTCAAAAGGTATTGTTTTCTGTCCGGAAGCCATCTTTTACTACAGAAGAGATGTTCCAATGAGTGTGAGCAAGCGGTTCAATTCCAAAGATATTTACGAAAGTTGGCTATATTCCTATAGTTGTTATGTTAAGTGTTTTCAGCGAACCTTAAATAAAAAAACTGCCAACGAATTAGGTAGAAAAGCCTTGAGCGTTTATTACTGTAATTCATATCCTAACTATCCGGATCTTTTGCAGGAATGTAAAGATCAAATTCGCCTGTTAGGATATCATTCTCCTTCAGCCCACGGGGGAAAAACTTTTAAACTTATATCTGCTATCGTAGGTGTTGATAATGCTTTAAAGATCAAAACTTTAAAAGATAAAGGGAAACTTCTGCCGCTTAATGGCTTATTCACCTAA